TTTTAAAATTTCTTCCTTGCTTCCGTTTCCAAAAGACGGCGAAGAAACAAGCCCTTCAATATTAAATTTATCCGAGTACATCAGCAAATGGATCATCGACTGATTATCATCCGGATCGGTTCCTCCAATATCTGTGCTTATCAGAATTCTTGGCTTTTCCTGAACTATTTTTTGAGCTTTTACATAAAAAGTGCTGACAATAAGTATGAAAAGAACAAGATTTTTCATGATAAGGTTTTCATTGGGTTATTTTTTTAATAATTGTTGGAAAACGCACAGACGCAAAGCTTAATGAAATACTTAATACTAAAAGGCATAAGGATTTTATCCTCGATAAAATTTTGTGTCGCACGACTTGCTAAAAAATCTTTGCGTTTTCCAATATATTTATTTCACGTCGAAAGTATAGGTTTTACCCGCTTTTGTATCAATATCAAAAACCTGAGTTTCAGGAACATAATATGCTTTCAATTCAGCCTTTTCTGAGATTAAAGGGGGGTTAATTGCATTTACCTGATAATATTCGTTTGAATTTTCTCCACTCGCTTCCGCAAGTTTAGATCTGAACTGAAGATCTTTTGCCACACGGATTCTTGCATTGCCACCCAAAGTTGATTTTATGGTTAATTTTTTCAGCTTAGAATCTTTCCAGTCGATATCAATTTCAAAACCGCCTCTGGCTTTTAATCCTTTAACAGAACCGTTCGGTAAAGCATCCGGAAGTGCCGGTAAAATATAAAGGTCACCATCATAGCTTTGCAATAGCATTTCCGCAATTCCTGAAGTACACCCAAAATTTCCATCGATCTGGAATGGCGGATGCGCATCCAAAAGATTCGGGTAAGTTCCTCCCGATTGCCCTTTTGTTTCCATTGGAGCCGGAGTCAGCTGATCTGAAATTAATTTAAAAGCACGGTTTCCGTCGAGCAATCTTGCCCACCAGTTCACTTTCCAGCCCATCGACCAGCCTGTAGATTTATCGCCACGATAGATCAGTGAGTTTCTTGCAGCTTCCGTTAAATCCGGATTTCTGAACGGAGAGATCTGCCCCGAAGGAAATAAACCGTACAAATGAGAAATATGTCGGTGCTTGTCATCGGTTCTGTCCATATCTTTCAGCCATTCCTGCAATTGAGCATGTTGCCCGATTTGCATTGGCGGAAGTTTATCTAAAGCCGTTTTTACCTCATCCGAAAGATCCTGATCTTCATTCACGATTTTTGAAGCATTGATAAAATTATTAAATACATCAAAAACAAGCTGATTGTCCATCGTTGTACCTGCCGTAATTCCTACGCCCTTCATATAGGTGTTTTCAGGTGACATTGATGGCGAAACCACCAGATAATTTCCTGAAGGATCGGGTTGAAGAGTATCTAAATAAAACAGGGCACAGCCCTTCAGTACAGGATAATATTTTTTTAGAAACTCCTGGTCTCCGGTGTATAAATAATGATTCCATAGATGTTGAGTGAGCCATGCACCGCCCATTGGCCACATTCCGTAGAAACCGCCATCTACAATTCCTGTGATTCTCCACAAATCGGTATTGTGGTGCATATTCCAGCCTCTGGCATGGTACATTTCCTTTGCAGATTCCTGTCCGATTACCGATAGATCTTCCAGCATATCGAACAAAGGTTCGTGCATTTCGCTGAGGTTGGTGTTTTCTGCTGGCCAGTAATTCATTTCGGTGTTAATGTTCACCGTATATTTGCTATCCCAAGCCGGATTCAGCTGATAATTCCAGATTCCCTGAAGATTCGCGGGCTGTGTTCCCTGCTGCGAAGACGAAATCAATAGATAACGCCCAAACTGGAAATACAATGCCACCAAATCAGGATCGCTTGTCGTTCCGAATTCCTG
The sequence above is a segment of the Chryseobacterium sp. MYb264 genome. Coding sequences within it:
- a CDS encoding glycoside hydrolase family 95 protein, which codes for MFKNIQHKIFLLACGTVISVSVQAQKNLKLTYDKPAQNWNEALPIGNGRLGAMVFGGAAQEHLQLNEETIWAGEPGNNVPKNTFDSIQKIRKLLNDGHFEEAQNLSNRTYPRKATKDLNYGMPYQTMGDLFIDFKGHENFSHYQRTLDIEKAVSTVSYKVKGATYKRQIFSSFADNVVVIRLTSSKRGNLNFSISATTPHKVQSVFTQSNQLIINGTSGSMDNKIGRVQFKTVAVPVLKGGKVTSSKGKITISGANEVILYVSTATNFKKYDDLSGNPHTRVTEYLNSALKKSFNEELKAHIEKYQQYFKRVNLDLGTTEQTKKTTDVRIQEFGTTSDPDLVALYFQFGRYLLISSSQQGTQPANLQGIWNYQLNPAWDSKYTVNINTEMNYWPAENTNLSEMHEPLFDMLEDLSVIGQESAKEMYHARGWNMHHNTDLWRITGIVDGGFYGMWPMGGAWLTQHLWNHYLYTGDQEFLKKYYPVLKGCALFYLDTLQPDPSGNYLVVSPSMSPENTYMKGVGITAGTTMDNQLVFDVFNNFINASKIVNEDQDLSDEVKTALDKLPPMQIGQHAQLQEWLKDMDRTDDKHRHISHLYGLFPSGQISPFRNPDLTEAARNSLIYRGDKSTGWSMGWKVNWWARLLDGNRAFKLISDQLTPAPMETKGQSGGTYPNLLDAHPPFQIDGNFGCTSGIAEMLLQSYDGDLYILPALPDALPNGSVKGLKARGGFEIDIDWKDSKLKKLTIKSTLGGNARIRVAKDLQFRSKLAEASGENSNEYYQVNAINPPLISEKAELKAYYVPETQVFDIDTKAGKTYTFDVK